DNA sequence from the Cellulophaga sp. HaHaR_3_176 genome:
TAGCTTATTTAATGACTACAAAATCTCAAGAGGTTAGCAGAAGGACGAGTCCATATGTTAAATCTACAGCTGTGAACACTAGCCAATCTGACATTAGATCAGTTGCAAGAGCTGAATTAAACACTTTAAACAGAGCTATTAAAAGTGCTATCAATAGAACATCAGATACAATGAGTAAATACCACTTACAAGATGCTGTTGAGAGAATTGATATGATATTAGATCCAAAATAAGCAGCTTTATTTTAAACCAAATTTATTCATACATAGCTGTAGTTTTTTATTAACCTAAAAATACTTAACTACAGCTATTTGTTATTAAACAACAAAAAACAACTGTTTGACAACAATGAATAATTACGATACTTTTTTTTTATTAGATTTAAGGAAATAAAACCCCCAGATCATGACACAAAAAGCAAAAAGTATTGTTTATTTTTCAGTACTAGTAGTTACTTGTATACTTTACAGCTATACAGATACTGAAGAGTCTAATCAGGGTAATTTTGGTGCTATAGAAAATCAAAGCACTCAAAAAATTGATATTGCTTCTACAAGTAATATTTACGGTTTAAACTAAAATAACAAAAACATATTTTAAAAATAGGCATGATATACTCATGCCTATTTTATTTACTGTTCTCATTGAATTTACAGAACATTAAAGTCTTTAATGTTAACCACAAAAAACAAGACTCTCACAACATAAGCATTTTTTTAATAAAGTTTTTTCCTACATTTGTAATCCCAAATTATTACACTATGAAACCTAAAAATAAAAGTATTATATACTTAATTTGCTTTATTGCATGTGCATTATTCTATAACTATTTTATTGAAAATGAAAATACAAAGAATGATTTAAAGTCTGAAAATTTTGCAAAAATACAAATGATAGATTTGGAAAATGATGAGGAAAATTTTGAATCTGAAAGCATTGATGATAGTTTAAATTAAAAAATACCAACCTACCATATTAATTTAAAGCGAACTTAACCAGTTCGCTTTTTTTGTTAAATAAAAACTAATTACTCTATTGTTTTTAAACCTTTTACATCTGCTAGAGTCCTATAGATATAAATTTAAAAAAATAGAATTATGAAAAAATCAATTTTAATCTTACTACTTTTTATAGGGTTTAACTCTTTTGCTCAAAACAGAGAAAAAAGAAATTATACTCCTGAACAACACGCAACGCTTTCTACAAAAAAGATGACGCTAGCTTTAGATTTAAATGAGAGTCAACAGACAAAAATTTACAATTTGAATCTTGATAATGCAAAAGTTAGAAAAGCTAAGATGGAGGAGTTTAAAACACTCAGAAAAAGTGACGAAAACAAAAGGTTAAGTTCTGATGAACGTTACAAAAAAGAATCTGAAATGCTTGATCATAAAATCGCTCAAAAAGAAAAAATGAAATCAATTTTATCAAAAGAGCAATTTGAAAAATGGGAAAAGATGATGCTACATCAAAAAGGAAGAAATAAAAAAAATTCTGACAATAAAAAAAGTAGTCACAAAAATAAGGACAGAAAATAAAAATAAATAAAACCGAGATGAATATCTCGGTTTTATTTTATACTAACTTTTTAAAAACTTCCCAAACCATTTTCCTGAAGCCTTAAGTATCCTTTTTTGAGTTTCAAAATTTACATGTACTAAACCAAACCTTGGCCTATACCCTTCTGCCCACTCAAAGTTATCTGTTAAAGTCCAAACAAAATAACCATCTACTTTCAACCCTTTTTCTTTTGCTTTATAAACCTGTTTTAAATATTCTTTCAAAAACTTCTTTCTTTCCACATCATTTACTTCACCTTTTTCAATAACGTCTTTAAAAGCAGCTCCATTCTCTGTAATTATCAATTTGTTTATCCCTTTATACGAATTAAACTTCTTAATCATTTTATAAATACTCTTAGGGTACACCTCCCAATTCATTAATGTCGTATTTACATTTCGCTTATTTGCTTCAATAATTTTTGTATTTAAATAAGGTACAAAATAGCTATGTTGTACTACTTCACGGGTATAATTTTGTATGCCTATAAAGTCAAAATTAAAAACTGCATCGTCTTCATCACCATCTTTTATATATGGTTTTAAACGCTTTAATATTGGAGCCGATTCAAAAGGATAACCTAACCCTAATGAAGGTTCTATAAATAACCTATTTAACAAAGCGTCTGCTTTTTCTGCTGCTATTATATTTTTTTTCTTCTTATCAATAGGTGTAATATAAGAACATGAAAATGTAGTTCCTACAAGAGCATTCGGCACCATTTTCCTCAATATTCTACCTCCTGCAGATTGACATAAAACAGCATGATGTATTGTCGGTAAAAAATTATTCAAACCTTTACGACCAGGTGCATGAACTCCTAAAAAATAACCTGCTCCTGTAAAAACCATTGGTTCGTTTAAAACCATCCAATGTTTAACTCTATCTCCAAAATTTTGCGCACAAACGCTAGCAAATTCTTTGAACCATGAGATGACTTCTCTATTTACCCAACCTCCTTTTTTTTGTAAAACCTGTGGCAAATCCCAATGATATAATGTCACCCAAGGCACAATACCTTGTTCTAAACAAAAATTAATTACATCATTGTAAAATTGAATCCCTTTTTCACTAACCTCTCCAACTCCATTAGGAATAATTCGCGACCAAGACAATGAAAATCTAAAATTAGAAATATTCATTTTCTTCATCAACAGTATATCTTCTTTGTAATTATGATAAAAATCGCAACTCGTATTAGCATGTTGATTTTTATGAATAACACCTTTTTTACTTGTAAAAGCATCCCAAATTGAAGGGCTTTTATCATCCTTATCATGAGCTCCTTCTATTTGATAGGCAGCTACAGAAACTCCCCAAACAAAATCTTCTCCGAACTTTTTACTTGTAAACTTAGTTTTTTTTGAAGTTTTGTTTTTAATCATAATTAACGAGTCTTCAAATTCTCTAACAATACGGTATCAATTATATCTTCTGTGATATTTGGGTAATCAACAACAACCTTAGCATCATTTACAATCCAATTTTTTATGTGATTTAAATGCTTTTTCTTAAGTGACCTCATCACAGGCACACCTATTTTTTTAAGTGCAGCTGCATTACATTGTTGTTCGTATTGCCCTTTCATTGGTATAACCAATAATTTCTTATTTAAAAATAATGCCTCTGCAGGTGTTTCAAAACCAGCACCACATAGAACACCTAAACTTGTTGCCATGCTTTCAATAAATGCCTCATTAGTAATAGGCTTTATTGTAACGTTACCACTTGTTACAATTTGTTTATTATGTTTTGAAAAAACTTCCCAAGTAGCGTTAGGAACCTTAGATAGTATTTTTAATATTTTCGCATCACTATACGATGGTAAGTAAACGCTATAATGATTTTTTACCTCAACTTTAGCCTTTCGCACATCTTCACGAATTACGGGCGTAAAAATACTAGGGTTAAAATTGCTAAAATGAAATCCATATTGTTTTGTAGTAGGCGCGTATCTCCTTAAAATCAAACGTCCCAACGGATCGGGCTTTCGTGGTTTAGGGCTACCCTTCATTAATACTGCCGCTTGATGACTTACACTAATACAAGGTTTATTTTTTAATTTACATGCCCATGCCGAAACGGGTTCAAAATCATTTATAATTAAGTCATAATCATCAATAGGCAAACTTTTTATTTCTTTCTGGAGTCTTTTTGAATTTGCTCTGATATACGTTTTCCACAAATCAACACCACCTTTTTTTCCAAAAATGAAACTCAAACCCTTAAACTGATATTTTATAGGGTATGGAATATCAATATCTGCTTGCGTTCCGCTCAATAAAATATCTAGTTCGAGATCTTTTTTTAATAAGATAGGAATAATATCACGAGCCCTACTTAAATGTCCATTCCCTGTCCCTTGAATTGCATATAATACTTTCATTTATAATAGCTATTTAGATAGTGTATTTGATCTACAATAAAGAAAGTAAACAAACCTATTTTCAACCCTATCAAATATTATATTATTTTACAGAGATAAATGAATGAGTAGTTTAAGAATACATTATGTGATTGTTAAGCACAAAAAAGAGGCTTTCAGCCTCTTTTTTTTAACTATTAATATAAAATTTAGTCTATTTCAAATCATCGACAATGCTTTCTAAAGCGGTTATTGTTGCATCTAAATCTTCATAAGAAAGTGCATCATTTAAAAAATAACTTTCGAAAGCACTTGGTGGTAAATAAATACCTTTATTTAACATGCCATGAAAATATTTCTTAAAAGTTTCATTATTACCTTTTGCTGAAGATGCAAAATCTACAACAGGCTCATCTGTAAAATGAACAGAAATCATGCTACCAAATCTATTAATTTGGTGTTTTATTCCATTATCTCTCAATACCTTTTCTAAGCCTTTATGCAAATAAGATGTTTTATCTGCTAAACTTCTAAAGATATTAGGGTTTGCGTTAAGTTCTGTTAACATTGCTAAACCTGCACTCATAGCTAACGGGTTACCACTAAGTGTACCTGCCTGGTAAACAGGTCCATCAGGTGCTAATTTTGCCATAATTTCATTACGTGCTGCAAAAGCACCTACAGGAAGACCTCCTCCTATAACTTTTCCGAAAGTAACTATATCAGCATTAATACCTAATACTTCTTGAGCTCCACCTTTTCCTAATCTGAAGCCTGTCATTACCTCATCAAAAATCAAAAGGATACCCTCTTTTGTACATAATTCTCTTAATCCTTTAATAAAATCTTCTTGTGGTATAATACAACCCATATTACCTGCAACTGGTTCTATTATTACAGCTGCAATTTCTCTTTTGTTTGCATCAACTAAAGACTGTACACTTTCTAAATCATTATAATTTGCTAATAATGTATCTTTTGCAGTACCTTGAGTTACCCCTGGACTATTTGGGCTACCAAAAGTAACAGCTCCACTACCTGCTTGAATTAAAAAAGAATCTGAATGCCCATGATAACAGCCTGAAAATTTAATAATTTTATCTTTTCCTGTATAACCACGCGCTAAACGAACAGCACTCATACAAGCTTCTGTACCACTATTTACAAATCTAATTTTATCAATATTGGGCACCATTGAAACTGCTAATTTTGCTAAATCCGTTTCTATTTCCGTTGGCATACCAAAAGAAGTTCCCTTTCTAGCTTTTTCAATCACTGCATTAATAACAGGATCATAAGCATGACCTAAAATTAACGGACCCCATGATGCGATATAATCAATTAAACGATTACCATCCTCATCAATCAAGTAAGCACCTTTTGCTTCTTTTACAAATATTGGTGTCCCGCCAACAGCTTTAAAAGCTCTAACGGGCGAATTTACGCCTCCAGGTATATACTCTTGGGCTTCAGCAAATAATTTACTGCTTCTTTGATATTGCATTTGTAATTCTATTTTTTTAATGATTTTACAACTAATCGTTGACCTACAGATAAGTTGCTATCATTCATTTTATTGATTTTCATTAATTCATCTACAGAAACAAAATACCTTCTTGAGATAGAATATAACGTATCCCCTTTTTCTACAATATGTGTTTTAGTCTCATATTGTTTTGGTGGTTTTGTTTCTGGATATCCTTTATTCACAACACCCCTATCATATTTATGTAATTGATATTGTTCTATAAAAGAAATTAATTTATTGGGATATTTTTTATCAGTTGCATAACCAGCCTGCTTTAGGCCTTTTGCCCAACCACGATAATCATCGTGCCCTAAATCAAAAAGAAAAGAGTAACGTGCTCTTGTAGTTAAAAAAATACTATGATCTCTAAAAGAATACATCGGGTGATTGTACTTTCTAAAACACTCTCCTTTTTCATCATCATCATGAAAATCATAATCGCCCTCCCAACCCTTATGACATTTAATTCCGAAATGATTATTTGTTTTTTTAGCTAAAACACTACGGCCATACCCACTTTCTAAAATACCTTGTGCTAAAGTTATACTTGCTGGTATTCCGTAAGCTTTCATTTCAAACTGAGCAATTTCAGCAAACGTATCTATATATTCTTGCACTGATGTTATAGGAAACTCTATAAATTTACCTGAATCTTCTGGCAACACGTAAACATCACCATTTTCTGTTTCAATTTCAGTAACCTTAACTTCTTCTCTTTTTTCTATAGTAGGTTTTTTAGAGCTAGAAACTGTTCGTTTTTTTGATTTACATGCAGCAAAAAAAACTAAGATGATTATTAGTGTAACTTTTTTCATTATACTTTTAATAGTGGTAAACTTTTCTTTTTCAAAACAATATTCATTCCATTTACACCTTGTAAACCTCCTGTGTGTATTGCCAAAATTTTAGTGCCTGGCTTAAAATAATCTTTAGCAATCAAATCTAACAAACCAAACATCATTTTACCAGTATATACAGGTTCTAATGCTATTGTTGTTTTGTACTTAAAATCATTTATAAAGTCTATCAACTCTTTAGAAACTTTTGCGTAACCCCCAAAATGATAGTCTGTTTGTAACTGCCAGCCAAATTCTGGTGCAAATTTACAAATATCTTTAATTAAAAAATCACCTTTTAAAGCAGGAAAACCAATAACTTTTTGATGTTCTTTAGCTGAATTAATAATCCCAGCTATAGTACTACCTGTTCCAACGCATGATGTAATTACATCAAAATCAGCATCATCTTCATTTAATATTTCTTCACAACCTTTTACTGCTAACGTATTACTGCCGCCTTCCGGTATTATATAAAATTTTTCAAATTCGTTTTCGAGTTCTTGATGTGCCTCTTCACTATTTTTGTTTCTAAACCACTCTCGGGTAACAAACTTAAATTGCATGCCGTTTTTTTTAGCAAAAACTAAAGTAGGGTTGTCGTGCCACTTGTTTGCTAACTCTTCACCTCTAATAACACCTATAGTTCGCAATCCATTTTCTTTACCAGCATAAGCTGTTGCAGCTATATGGTTACTATAAGCCCCTCCAAAAGTTAAAATCGTTTTATAATCTTTTATGTTTGCTTCAATTAAATTATACTTTAATTTTCTGTACTTATTACCTGAAATAAATGGGTGTATCAAATCTTCTCTTTTTACAAAAAGAGAGATTTGTTTTTGATCTAATAAAGGAAGTTTTACTTGTTGATTTATACTATTCACCTTTATGCTTTGAAAGCCAAAGATATTTAATAAAGCTGAAAGGTTTTCTTTCTGATGCGTATTTTAAGTTTTTCTCATTTATATAAGCTTCTCTTTCAAAGCTTATATTTTGGTATGCTTTATAACTATCAAAATAGTAAACGCAACGCAATACCCACTCAAACAAATACAAGATATAAAAAGGCAAAAGCAACAATTCTTGCTGCTGTTTTAAATGAATACGCTCATGGTTGATAAGAACTGTATCCTTTTTAAGCGAGCTATTTTTAAGAATAATAAAAGGCCATAATGTTAACCCTACGTAATTCTTATAAAAAAAATGTTTTGAAACTAAAATCATTCTGACGTTTTGCAATCTATACGAATATACAAGCTAAAAGTGTGCCATAACAAATTTCATAGATTTACAGCCCACAAATGCGACCAAGTACAGAATTGTGAAAAATACAAAAGGTTAAAGTGCTTATTAATTATCGTATTTTATTTAAGAAGATTTATTTTTACAATATAGCTTACTTAAAAATATGAAAAAAAACATACCTATTGAAGAAGGCGATTTTTACCTATCAGAACAAGGGTATAAAGTTTTTACAGAACAGTTTCATTTAAAAAGAGGTTATTGTTGTGAAAGCGGCTGCAGGCATTGCCCATATGGCTATAACGGAAAAACCAACTCACGCAACTGATTATCAATGATTCGGCATGATTGTTGATGCCTTATAAATAGAAAAATTAATGTTAATCCAATAATATAAATTATTATGAAAATAGTTAGACTTTTAGCGATACCTGTGCTTGCTTTACTGGTATTCAGCTCTTGTACTTCTGTACGTGTTTTAGCAGATTACGATAAAGAAGCCAATTTTAATACGTTTAAAACGTATGCTTTTTACAAAACAGGTATTGATAAAGCTCAGATTTCTGATTTAGACAAAAAAAGAATTTTGCGTGCTATTGAAAGCGAAATGAGTGCTAGAGGTTTTTCTAAATCTGAAAATCCAGATATATTAGTAAGCATTTTTACTAAAGAGAAACAACAAGTAGATATCTATAACAACTACTGGGGCGGTGGTTTCGGTTGGGGCTGGAACCCGTATTGGGGTGGAGCTAACATGTATGGAAACCAAGTTAGCACTCGCACTGAAGGGTCTTTATATATAGATTTAATTGATGCCAAAAACAAGCAATTAGTTTGGCAAGGAAAAGGAATTGGATCATTATATCAAACAAAAAAAGTTGAGAAAAAAGAAGAACGAATTAAAGAGTTTGTTTCTGAAATTCTAAAAGCTTATCCGCCAATGGCTGCTAACTAAAAAATACAAACCCGCTACTCAGCGGGTTTTTTATTATATTAATTTATCTTCAAAAATTAATCATAAAAAACTATAACACTCAAAGCTGTACTAATAAGTGTTATCTGTATTTCGTATCTTTAGAACTGAATAATAATTTAATTATGTCTTACGAAAGCAATCCTATTTTAGATAAACTTCCAAAGCATTTACAGCAATTTATAAAACCACAAGACTATAGCGAATACACCGCTGTAAACCAAGCTGTATGGCGTTATGTAATGCGTAAAAATGTAGATTATTTAAGCAAAGTTGCTCATAAATCGTATTTAGTTGGACTGAATAAAACTGGAATTTCTATTGACAACATACCTAACATGTATGGTATGAACCGCATTTTACAAGAAATCGGCTGGGCTGCTGTTGCTGTAGATGGCTTTATACCTCCATCTGCTTTTATGGAATTTCAAGCCTATAATGTACTTGTAATTGCTTCTGATATTCGCCAATTAGAGCATATAGAATATACTCCTGCACCAGATATTATTCACGAAGGTGCTGGGCACGCCCCCATCATTGCTAATCCTGAATATGCCGAATACTTAAGACGTTTTGGTGAAATTGGAAGCAAAGCTATTTCTAGTGCTAAAGATTATGAACTATATGAAGCTGTTCGACATTTATCAATCATTAAAGAAGCTCATGGCACACCACAAGATTTAATTGCCAAAGCTGAAAAGCATATTGAAGATTTACAAGATAATATGGGTGAGCCAAGTGAAATGGCTTTAATTAGAAACTTGCATTGGTGGACTGTTGAGTATGGTTTAATTGGCACTACTGAAAATCCTAAAATATATGGCGCTGGTTTACTTTCTTCAATCGGAGAAAGTGCTTGGTGTATGACCGACCAAGTTGTTAAACTACCCTATTCTATTGAAGCTGCTCACACTCCTTTTGATATTACGAAACCACAGCCGCAGTTATTCGTAACGCCTAATTTTGCATATTTAAGTCAAGTTTTAGAAGAGTTTGCGAATACTATGGCCTTAAGAAAAGGTGGATTATCCGGAATTAAAAAACTTATCGCATCAAAAGAGTTAGGCACTATAGAGTTAAGTACAGGTATTCAAATTTCAGGAAGTTTTACAAATGTTATTGAATTTGATAGCAAACCTGTTTATTTTCAAACCACAGGAAAAACAGCTTTATCTTATAGAGAAAAAGAATTAGTAGGGCATAGCACAAAACACCACACCGAAGGTTTTGGTTCGCCTATCGGAAAATTAGTAGGTATAAACCTTGCTATTGAAGATATGAGCCCTAGAGATTTAAAGGCTTATAATATTTTTGAAGAACAAACAATTACATTAGATTTTGAAGGTGGTATTAAAATACATGGCGACATTATTACAGGAACACGTAATTTAAGAGGAGAAATCATATTAATCACTTTTGAAAACTGTACTGTATCACACGAAAAAACTATTTTATTTAAGCCTGAGTTTGGTTTATATCACATGGCTATTGGTGAACATATTGCATCTGCCTTTAATGGCCCTGCAGATTTATCTAGTTTTGATTTAATTACTCATCAAGTAATAAACACTACTATTAAGCCTATTAAAAACGAAGAGAGTTCTCTACTAGAGCTTTACTACCAACAAATAAAAGAATATAGAGAAGGTATAAATATGACTATTTCTAGAAATAAGGTTTTTCAAGAAATTAAAAGCAACTACCCTAAAGATTGGCTTTTATCAGTAGAGTTGTATGAACTTGCTAAGAACAGTAATGATAATGATTTTGCTCAAGAAATTATTCTTCATTTGAATTCTGTAAAACAAAACAACCCTAAAGTTGGTCATTTAATAGATGACGGTTTAACCTTAGTAAATCAAAGTTTAGTTGTTTAAAACTAGCCTTTTATTAATTCTAGAAGATTATCATCAACTACATTACCATTATATTCCAAAGTCCAGCCCATAGAGCTTGTTAAAATATAAAACTTAGAAAGCTCACTTAACAATCTATTCTGGGCATTGCTTTTTAGTGAAGAACTCTCGACTTTCTTCATTAAAGATGCTCTAACGTTTTTCTTTATTTTATTATAATCATCAGCATCAAACTGGTTTAAAAAATCTGACGTGACATCGTAGTATTCAAAATCAGGATTCAATTTAATCTCTGGCTCTGGAATACTTTTTATAATTAAAGTTTTTGTTTCTTCTTCTACTTTAAATTCTATTTTACTTAAATCGTAACCTACAGTTACATCAGCATTAACAACTACCAATGCTTTTTTCTCTGCAGTTACCAAAGGCCCAAATAAATCTTTAGAATCTTTATAATTATAAACCTCAGCAAAATGCCCTTCTGTTACTATTAACTTAGAAACATTAGCTATTTGCTCTTGAATAAGCATAGAGTTCTCTTTCAAAATAGATTTCTCTTTTTCATCTTCAGAGCAAGATCTAAAAACAAATACTGCTGTTAAAGTGATTAAAACACCTACTATAAATCTTTTCATTTTTTAAAATTCATAAATGAATATTCTTCTTGAAGATAAGCAATTTTACGCTCTAAATTAACAGTGAATTTCTGATGTTGTTCTGACTCTTGATTAAAAGGTCTATGACGTAACCCTTTCTGAATTGAATCGACATCATTCATAATTGGTTCAATACTATCAGATACCCAAACGCTTTTAAATTGCTCCCAAATATAATTTACTGCCATTGTATTTGGGTGTATCATATCATCTGCATAAAAACGATAATCACGAAGCTCATCCATCATAATTTCATAACTAGGAAAATACACCGCATTTCCATCTTTAAGCACTTCATGAATTGCCGTTAACAAATGAGCCTTACTTAATTGATTTTCTACAAAACCATCTTTTAAGTGACGAACAGGTGAAACTGTAAAAATAATTTTCACCTCAGCATTAACACTTTTTATTTGAGCGATTGTATTTTGCAAACTAGCTACAATCTCAGAAACACTTAGTATTTTCTTATCAAACTCCCTCTGTGGTACTTTATGACAATTTGCTACCTCTTGAGCTGTTTCCTTTAAAGCATACACCCATACCGTACCTAGTGTTATAATAACATGAGATGCTTTTTTGATTTGATCTAGTGTAACAGACAAACCATTGTTTAAATTTTGAACTAATTGATCTCTAGAAACGGAAGATAAATCGGAATGCGCATCATAACATTGCCATCTTTCATTTAAATAAAATACATCTTTCTCTGTATATTCATTTTGACCAATAGCCCTTGATATTAATTTTTCAATTGCTAAAGGGTGAAACAAAATTCCGAATGGGTTTTGAACCGTTTGAAATTTATAATATGAAAACTTCTTGCCAATATTTTCTACAAAACAAGACCCCAGCAATAACATTTGACTGTTATAATCAATAGGATGTTCTACTTTTGATAAAGGCACTTGTGTTTGAAGTTTCATTTATTAAAATTAAAAAAGACTTAGTACAATTTACCAAAAGTAAACTACTAAGTCTTATTTATAAATATTTAAGAATAATTATACCGTATCTAAACTAAATATCCTTGCGCTTTTTCTACAGCTTCGGCTATTCCGCCTGGGTTTTTACCTCCAGCAGTTGCAAAGAAAGGTTGGCCACCACCGCCACCTTGTATATACTTACCTAACTCACGCACAACAATTACCGCACTTAACTCTTTACTTGCAACTAACTCTTTTGATATGTAGCAAGAAAGTAATGCTTTCCCATCATTTTCAGCGGCTAGCAACAAGAATAAATTTTCTTTATTACTGCCCATTTCAAAAGATAAATCTTTAATACCCGAGGCATCTAAATCTACCTTTTTCGCTAAAAAGTCTATTCCATTTATAGTTTTTATTTCATTTAATAAATCACCTTTTAGGTTCTTTGCTTTATCTTTTAATAAACCTTCTATTTCTTTTTTAAGTTTTGCGTTTTCTTCTTGCAAGGCTGTTACTGCTTTTACAGGATCTTTTGCATTATTTAAAATATCTTTTACCTGAGATAATTTTTGATTATTTTCTGAATAAAAATCTTTTACAGCATCAGATGTTATTGCTTCAATTCTACGAATACCTGAAGCTACAGCTCCTTCTGATTTTATTTTAAAATGCCAAATATCGCCTGTAGACTTTACATGTGTACCACCACAAAGCTCTATTGACTGACCAAAACGAATGGTACGTACAGCATCTCCATATTTTTCACCAAACAAAGCCATTGCTCCTTGGTCGATAGCCTGCTGCATTGGTATGTTTCTACCTTCTTCTAATGCTAAATTTCCTTCAATTCTTGAATTTACATAATTCTCCACCTCCCTAAGCTCATCACTTGAAACTTTAGAAAAATGAGAAAAATCAAAACGTAAATATTTAGAATGCACAGCAGAACCTTTTTGCTCTACATGTGTACCTAGAACTTCTCTTAACGCTTGATGCAACAAATGTGTAGCTGTATGGTTCGCTTCCGTTCTGCGACGTTGTTTTTCATCTACAACAGCTTTATACACTTCAGTTCTATTTGCAGGTAAATCTTTCGTAAAGTGAATAATTTCGTTATTCTCCCTTTTCGTGTCTAAAACATAAACAACATTGCCGTTACTTTGCTCTAAATACCCTTTATCACCTACTTGACCACCACCTTCTGCATAAAAAGGCGTTAAATTAAATACTAGTTGATATTGTTCTCCATCTTTTTTAGAGGTAACTTTTCTGTATTTAACTAACTTCACGTTAGCTTCTAGCGTATCATAACCAACAAACTCTTGTTCTGAATCGTTTAATAAAACTGTCCAATCTTCTTTAGAAATCTCTGATGCTGATCTAGAACGTTTTTTCTGCTCTTGCATTGCTACATCAAAACCTTTTTCATCTAAACTAAGGCCTCTTTCATTTAAAATAAGTGCTGTTAAATCTATAGGAAAACCATAAGTGTCATATAATTCAAATGCTTTTCTACCATCTATTTCTTTAGAGTTTGCGTTTGATATTATTGTATCTAATAAAACTAAACCTTGATCTAATGTTTTTAAGAAAGAATGCTCTTCTTCTTTAATAACATTTTCTATTAATTGACGTTGACTTTTTAATTCAGGGAATGCAGCACCCATGCTATCACAAAGTACTTTTACCAAACGATACATAAAAGGCTCTTTTGTATCTAAGAAAGTAAACCCATAACGAATAGCTCTACGTAATATTCTACGAATTACATAACCAGCACCTGTATTACTCGGCAACTGCCCATCAGCTATAGAAAATGATACTGCACGAATATGATCTGCAATTACCCTAATAGCTATATCTATTTTTTCATCTTTAGCATAGGTACTATTTGTA
Encoded proteins:
- a CDS encoding GH1 family beta-glucosidase, whose translation is MIKNKTSKKTKFTSKKFGEDFVWGVSVAAYQIEGAHDKDDKSPSIWDAFTSKKGVIHKNQHANTSCDFYHNYKEDILLMKKMNISNFRFSLSWSRIIPNGVGEVSEKGIQFYNDVINFCLEQGIVPWVTLYHWDLPQVLQKKGGWVNREVISWFKEFASVCAQNFGDRVKHWMVLNEPMVFTGAGYFLGVHAPGRKGLNNFLPTIHHAVLCQSAGGRILRKMVPNALVGTTFSCSYITPIDKKKKNIIAAEKADALLNRLFIEPSLGLGYPFESAPILKRLKPYIKDGDEDDAVFNFDFIGIQNYTREVVQHSYFVPYLNTKIIEANKRNVNTTLMNWEVYPKSIYKMIKKFNSYKGINKLIITENGAAFKDVIEKGEVNDVERKKFLKEYLKQVYKAKEKGLKVDGYFVWTLTDNFEWAEGYRPRFGLVHVNFETQKRILKASGKWFGKFLKS
- a CDS encoding glycosyltransferase family protein, producing the protein MKVLYAIQGTGNGHLSRARDIIPILLKKDLELDILLSGTQADIDIPYPIKYQFKGLSFIFGKKGGVDLWKTYIRANSKRLQKEIKSLPIDDYDLIINDFEPVSAWACKLKNKPCISVSHQAAVLMKGSPKPRKPDPLGRLILRRYAPTTKQYGFHFSNFNPSIFTPVIREDVRKAKVEVKNHYSVYLPSYSDAKILKILSKVPNATWEVFSKHNKQIVTSGNVTIKPITNEAFIESMATSLGVLCGAGFETPAEALFLNKKLLVIPMKGQYEQQCNAAALKKIGVPVMRSLKKKHLNHIKNWIVNDAKVVVDYPNITEDIIDTVLLENLKTR
- the hemL gene encoding glutamate-1-semialdehyde 2,1-aminomutase; protein product: MQYQRSSKLFAEAQEYIPGGVNSPVRAFKAVGGTPIFVKEAKGAYLIDEDGNRLIDYIASWGPLILGHAYDPVINAVIEKARKGTSFGMPTEIETDLAKLAVSMVPNIDKIRFVNSGTEACMSAVRLARGYTGKDKIIKFSGCYHGHSDSFLIQAGSGAVTFGSPNSPGVTQGTAKDTLLANYNDLESVQSLVDANKREIAAVIIEPVAGNMGCIIPQEDFIKGLRELCTKEGILLIFDEVMTGFRLGKGGAQEVLGINADIVTFGKVIGGGLPVGAFAARNEIMAKLAPDGPVYQAGTLSGNPLAMSAGLAMLTELNANPNIFRSLADKTSYLHKGLEKVLRDNGIKHQINRFGSMISVHFTDEPVVDFASSAKGNNETFKKYFHGMLNKGIYLPPSAFESYFLNDALSYEDLDATITALESIVDDLK
- a CDS encoding glucosaminidase domain-containing protein, with translation MKKVTLIIILVFFAACKSKKRTVSSSKKPTIEKREEVKVTEIETENGDVYVLPEDSGKFIEFPITSVQEYIDTFAEIAQFEMKAYGIPASITLAQGILESGYGRSVLAKKTNNHFGIKCHKGWEGDYDFHDDDEKGECFRKYNHPMYSFRDHSIFLTTRARYSFLFDLGHDDYRGWAKGLKQAGYATDKKYPNKLISFIEQYQLHKYDRGVVNKGYPETKPPKQYETKTHIVEKGDTLYSISRRYFVSVDELMKINKMNDSNLSVGQRLVVKSLKK
- a CDS encoding 1-aminocyclopropane-1-carboxylate deaminase/D-cysteine desulfhydrase, whose protein sequence is MNSINQQVKLPLLDQKQISLFVKREDLIHPFISGNKYRKLKYNLIEANIKDYKTILTFGGAYSNHIAATAYAGKENGLRTIGVIRGEELANKWHDNPTLVFAKKNGMQFKFVTREWFRNKNSEEAHQELENEFEKFYIIPEGGSNTLAVKGCEEILNEDDADFDVITSCVGTGSTIAGIINSAKEHQKVIGFPALKGDFLIKDICKFAPEFGWQLQTDYHFGGYAKVSKELIDFINDFKYKTTIALEPVYTGKMMFGLLDLIAKDYFKPGTKILAIHTGGLQGVNGMNIVLKKKSLPLLKV
- a CDS encoding DUF5522 domain-containing protein produces the protein MKKNIPIEEGDFYLSEQGYKVFTEQFHLKRGYCCESGCRHCPYGYNGKTNSRN